From Candidatus Omnitrophota bacterium, the proteins below share one genomic window:
- the thiC gene encoding phosphomethylpyrimidine synthase ThiC, with translation MTPDVLHQTIPVTAPKNSDLSFRPFPGSKKIYRSGRMHPSLRVPFREIQLAPTLDGHSKLTDNPPFSVYDTSGPYTDPSLLVDITQGLPELRKPWILSRQDAEELTAATSHYRKIRETDPHIAHIRFPRVRRPLRAKPGQNVTQMHYAKQGIITPEMEFIAIREQCDPAFVRDEVARGRAIIPANINHPETEPMIIGRNFLVKINANIGNSAVSSSIAEEVEKMTWAIRWGGDTVMDLSTGKNIHETREWIIRNSPAPIGTVPIYQALEKVEGKAEDLTWEIYRDTLIEQAEQGVDYFTVHAGVLLRYIPLTAKRLTGIVSRGGSIMAKWCLSHHKESFLYTHFEEICEIMKQYDVSFSLGDGLRPGSIADANDEAQFAELETLGELTKIAWQHDVQVMIEGPGHVPMHLIKENMDKQLSICQEAPFYTLGPLTTDIAPGYDHITSAIGAAMIGWFGTAMLCYVTPKEHLGLPNKQDVKDGIIAYKIAAHAADLAKGHAWARQRDDALSKARFEFRWRDQFNLGLDPETAEKYHDETLPAEGAKLAHFCSMCGPHFCSMKITQDVRDYAQSQGINEADAIQKGLEEKSRQFQSEGGDIYSPAT, from the coding sequence ATGACCCCTGACGTTCTTCATCAAACAATTCCGGTCACCGCCCCTAAGAATTCGGATTTGAGTTTCCGGCCGTTTCCGGGGTCTAAAAAAATCTACCGGAGCGGGAGGATGCATCCATCCCTCCGGGTGCCGTTTCGGGAAATCCAACTGGCTCCGACGCTTGACGGCCATAGCAAACTCACCGATAATCCACCCTTTTCCGTATACGACACCTCCGGGCCGTACACCGACCCGTCCCTGCTGGTCGACATCACGCAAGGACTGCCGGAACTTCGGAAACCCTGGATCCTGTCACGCCAGGACGCCGAGGAACTGACGGCCGCGACCTCGCATTACCGCAAAATCCGGGAAACCGATCCGCACATCGCCCATATCCGTTTTCCCAGGGTCCGGCGCCCCCTGCGGGCCAAGCCGGGCCAAAATGTCACCCAGATGCATTATGCCAAGCAGGGGATCATCACACCGGAAATGGAATTCATCGCCATCCGCGAGCAATGCGATCCCGCCTTTGTCCGTGACGAAGTGGCGAGAGGAAGGGCGATCATCCCGGCGAACATCAACCATCCCGAAACCGAACCGATGATCATCGGCCGCAACTTTCTCGTCAAGATCAACGCCAATATCGGAAATTCCGCCGTGTCCTCCAGCATCGCCGAGGAAGTCGAAAAAATGACCTGGGCCATCCGCTGGGGCGGAGACACGGTCATGGACCTTTCGACCGGGAAAAACATCCATGAGACCCGCGAATGGATCATCCGCAATTCCCCCGCGCCCATCGGGACGGTGCCGATCTACCAGGCCCTGGAGAAGGTGGAGGGCAAGGCCGAGGACCTCACCTGGGAAATTTACCGCGACACGCTGATCGAGCAGGCCGAACAGGGAGTGGATTACTTCACCGTGCACGCCGGCGTTCTGTTGCGCTACATCCCGCTCACCGCCAAACGGCTCACCGGGATCGTTTCGCGCGGAGGGTCCATCATGGCCAAATGGTGTCTGTCCCATCACAAAGAAAGTTTCCTTTACACCCATTTTGAAGAAATCTGCGAAATCATGAAGCAATATGACGTGAGTTTTTCCCTCGGCGACGGCCTGCGGCCCGGCAGCATTGCGGACGCCAATGATGAGGCCCAATTCGCCGAGCTGGAGACCCTGGGCGAACTGACGAAAATCGCGTGGCAGCACGATGTCCAGGTCATGATCGAAGGCCCCGGGCACGTCCCGATGCACCTTATCAAAGAGAACATGGACAAACAGCTATCCATCTGCCAGGAAGCACCGTTCTATACCCTCGGCCCGCTGACCACGGACATCGCGCCGGGATACGATCACATCACATCCGCTATCGGCGCGGCCATGATTGGATGGTTCGGCACCGCCATGCTCTGCTACGTGACGCCCAAAGAGCATCTGGGGCTTCCCAACAAGCAGGACGTCAAGGACGGGATCATCGCCTACAAAATCGCCGCCCACGCCGCAGACCTGGCCAAAGGACACGCCTGGGCCAGGCAGCGGGATGACGCCTTGTCCAAAGCCCGGTTTGAATTCCGGTGGAGAGACCAGTTCAACCTGGGGCTGGATCCGGAGACCGCGGAAAAATACCATGACGAAACCCTGCCGGCCGAAGGCGCCAAACTGGCCCATTTCTGCTCCATGTGCGGCCCGCATTTCTGCTCCATGAAAATCACCCAGGACGTGAGAGACTACGCTCAAAGCCAGGGGATCAACGAAGCAGACGCCATCCAAAAAGGGCTGGAGGAAAAATCCCGCCAATTCCAGTCCGAGGGGGGGGACATCTACTCTCCCGCAACCTGA
- a CDS encoding iron-sulfur cluster assembly accessory protein: MVDRPQANTSASSGPQPLITLTQAAATKILSMMDKEEKPGYALRLGVVPGGCAGLSYDMRFQKTPYDNDLIFEQHGIKVIINPESAALLKQTEIDYVDTLKDSGFKYRNPNAKSSCGCGTSFS; this comes from the coding sequence ATGGTTGATCGTCCGCAGGCCAACACATCCGCTTCTTCCGGTCCGCAACCGCTGATCACCCTCACGCAAGCGGCTGCAACAAAAATCCTTTCCATGATGGACAAGGAAGAAAAGCCCGGCTATGCCCTGCGGCTGGGCGTTGTCCCGGGAGGGTGCGCGGGGTTGTCGTATGACATGCGCTTCCAAAAAACGCCATACGACAACGACCTGATCTTTGAACAACATGGGATCAAGGTCATCATCAACCCGGAAAGCGCGGCCCTGCTCAAACAGACCGAGATCGATTATGTGGACACATTGAAAGACAGCGGATTCAAATACCGCAACCCCAACGCCAAAAGCAGCTGCGGCTGCGGCACTTCCTTCAGCTGA
- a CDS encoding metal ABC transporter permease, translated as MAVSIEQFEIIVLASLTAVACALPGTFLVLRRVALMSDAISHAILLGIVLAFFVTKNLSSPFLVISAAGVGILTVSLTELLINTQKLKKDAAIGLVFPFLFSIGVILINLYTSDVHIDSDCVLFGEIAFAPFNRFVVAGKDLGVQGIWMMGGICLLNVLFISLFYKELKIATFDAGLAKTLGFRPNLIHYGLMLLVSITSVGSFESVGSILVVALMIAPPCAAYLLTDRLSRMLIFAAGIGVLSAVLGYLFAYILDASIAGSMATVSGILFLIVLIFAPEKGLLTRYVINRWQRLDFGTQTLAVHLLQAELSHSEDTELVVSHMNNHMLWNDEYTSQIIAQGIEQGLIRKEGNKLMLTPLGREKAKVSISKD; from the coding sequence ATGGCTGTCTCCATCGAACAATTTGAGATCATCGTCCTCGCCTCTCTCACGGCCGTGGCCTGCGCGCTGCCGGGGACCTTTCTGGTTCTGCGGCGCGTTGCTTTGATGAGCGACGCGATCAGCCACGCCATCCTGCTGGGGATCGTGCTGGCTTTCTTCGTCACGAAAAACCTGTCGTCCCCTTTCCTGGTCATCAGCGCCGCCGGTGTCGGGATCCTGACGGTCTCGCTGACGGAGCTCCTCATCAACACGCAAAAACTCAAAAAGGACGCGGCCATCGGCCTGGTGTTCCCGTTCCTGTTCTCCATCGGCGTGATCCTCATCAACCTCTACACGTCCGACGTCCACATCGATTCCGACTGCGTCCTGTTCGGCGAGATCGCCTTTGCGCCGTTCAACCGGTTTGTGGTCGCGGGGAAAGACCTCGGCGTCCAGGGAATTTGGATGATGGGAGGGATCTGCCTGCTCAATGTTTTGTTCATCAGCCTTTTTTACAAAGAACTGAAAATCGCAACATTCGACGCCGGTCTGGCAAAGACGCTGGGATTCCGTCCGAACCTTATTCATTACGGCCTGATGCTCCTGGTCAGCATCACGTCGGTAGGGTCCTTTGAAAGCGTCGGATCCATCCTGGTGGTCGCTCTGATGATCGCGCCGCCCTGCGCCGCCTACCTGCTGACCGACCGCCTGTCGCGGATGCTGATTTTTGCCGCCGGGATCGGGGTCCTGTCTGCCGTTTTGGGTTATCTGTTCGCCTACATTCTCGATGCCAGCATCGCGGGATCCATGGCGACGGTCAGCGGGATCCTCTTTTTGATCGTCCTTATTTTCGCCCCGGAAAAGGGCCTGCTGACCCGCTATGTCATCAACCGTTGGCAAAGACTGGACTTTGGAACCCAGACCTTGGCCGTGCACCTGCTACAGGCCGAACTGTCCCATTCCGAAGACACAGAGCTGGTTGTCAGCCACATGAATAATCACATGCTGTGGAACGACGAATACACATCCCAGATCATCGCCCAAGGCATTGAACAGGGCCTGATCCGGAAAGAAGGGAACAAGTTGATGCTCACCCCGCTCGGACGGGAAAAGGCCAAAGTTTCCATTTCCAAGGATTAA